From the genome of Eublepharis macularius isolate TG4126 chromosome 12, MPM_Emac_v1.0, whole genome shotgun sequence, one region includes:
- the LOC129338192 gene encoding vomeronasal type-2 receptor 26-like, translating into MGPNEEHLNEGIIHLLLHFQWKWVGLLAVDDDSGEHFLKVLETLLSQNGICLALIKKIPSKYNWNDMDFLTDSILNIYLPFRNSKANTFILYGDSRTLIATTLIFLGNPGYKEDASLRKVWIMTPEISFALMSLQRGWDFQFFHGTISFSIPTNEPQGFQNFLQGIEPHQEQANGFLKDFWEQAFDCFYANPQNPVDISEICTGEERLESLPGSLFEMCMTGHSYSIYNAVYAVAYAIHTLYSSRGHHRVMYGGQRIELQDVQPWQVHIFLQAIVFNNSAGERLSFNDKMEMGSGFDIMNLVTFPNESFHRMKIGRVNPNVPVGQEFTIHENMVVWQTTFNQVAPLSVCNDPCNPGYHKKKKEGETFCCYDCAPCPAGKISNQKDMDDCIKCPRDQYPTKDQDRCIPKRMSFLSFEEALGISLASIAVSLAVITSMVLGTFIKHKDTPIVKANNRDITYILLIALLLCFLSSLLFLGQPTEVTCFLRQSAFSIIFSVAVSCVLAKTITVVVAFMATKPGSSMRKWVGKRLTNFIVLSCSLIQAGICVVWLATSPPSPDYDTQSLSEEIIVECNEGSVLMFYIGLGYMGLLSIISLTVAFLARHLPDSFNEAKFITFSMLIFCSVWVSFVPTYLSTKGKYMVAVEIFSILVSSAGLLGCIFSPKCYIILLRPELNTKEELIRRKK; encoded by the exons ATGGGCCCAAATGAAGAACATCTGAATGAGGGGATCATCCATTTACTTCTCCATTTCCAGTGGAAGTGGGTCGGGCTTTTAGCTGTGGATGATGACAGTGGAGAACATTTCTTAAAGGTCCTGGAGACACTGCTTTCCCAAAATGGAATTTGTTTGGCTTTGATAAAGAAAATTCCAAGCAAATACAACTGGAATGACATGGATTTTCTCACTGAttcaattttaaatatatatttacctTTCAGAAACAGCAAAGCCAATACATTTATCTTGTATGGAGATTCGAGGACACTTATAGCAACCACTCTTATATTCTTAGGCAATCCCGGCTACAAGGAAGATGCATCATTGAGAAAAGTGTGGATTATGACTCCTGAAATTAGTTTTGCACTTATGAGCCTTCAGAGAGGCTGGGATTTCCAGTTCTTCCATGGGACCATTTCCTTCTCAATTCCCACAAATGAGCCTCAGGGCTTCCAAAACTTTCTTCAAGGCATAGAACCTCACCAGGAACAAGCAAACGGCTTTCTCAAGGACTTCTGGGAGCAAGCATTTGACTGTTTCTACGCAAATCCCCAGAATCCAGTGGACATCAGTGAAATCTGTACTGGGGAGGAGAGACTGGAGAGTCTTCCTGGGTCATTGTTTGAAATGTgcatgactggccacagctacagCATCTACAATGCAGTCTATGCCGTAGCATATGCTATTCATACCCTGTACTCATCAAGAGGCCATCACAGGGTGATGTATGgtggtcaaagaatagaacttcAAGATGTCCAGCCATGGCAG GTTCACATTTTTCTACAAGCCATTGTATTTAACAACTCAGCTGGAGAAAGATTGTCTTTTAATGATAAAATGGAAATGGGCAGTGGCTTTGATATAATGAACCTGGTCACATTCCCAAATGAGTCCTTCCATAGGATGAAAATTGGAAGGGTTAACCCCAATGTTCCTGTAGGACAAGAGTTTACCATTCATGAGAATATGGTTGTGTGGCAAACCACCTTCAACCAG gtggcacctctctctgtgtgtaatgATCCCTGCAACCCCGGCTATcataagaagaagaaggaaggggagaCATTTTGCTGCTACGATTGTGCTCCTTGCCCAGCAGGGAAGATTTCAAACCAGAAGG ACATGGATGATTGTATAAAATGCCCAAGAGATCAATATCCAACCAAGGACCAAGATAGATGCATTCCCAAGAGAATGAGCTTCCTGTCTTTTGAAGAAGCTTTAGGAATTAGTTTGGCTTCCATAGCTGTTTCTTTAGCTGTGATCACAAGCATGGTGTTAGGAACATTCATTAAACACAAAGACACCcccatcgtcaaagccaacaaccgagaCATCACCTACATCCTTCTCATtgctctcctgctctgcttcctctCGTCTTTGCTATTCCTTGGCCAACCAACAGAGGTGACCTGCTTCCTCCGACAATCAGCTttcagcatcatcttctcagtggctgtttcttgtgtgttggccaaaaccattACTGTGGTTGTAGCTTTTATGGCCACTAAACCAGGGTCCAgcatgaggaagtgggtggggaaaagactgaCTAACTTTATTGTTCTTTCTTGCTCCCTCATTCAAGCAGGCATTTGTGTGGTGTGGCTGGCAACCTCACCACCATCCCCAGATTATGACACACAATCATTGTCTGAGGAGATCATAGTAGAATGTAATGAGGGGTCTGTCTTAATGTTCTACATTGGCCTGGGTTACATGGGACTTCTATCCATCATCAGCTTGACTGTAGCTTTCCTAGCCAGGCATTTGCCTgacagttttaatgaagccaagttcatcaccttcagcatgctgatcttttgcagtgtttgggtatcttttgttccaacctacctgagtaccaaagggaaatacatggtagcCGTGGAGATTTTTTCTATCTTGGTTTCCAGTGCTGGGTTACTTGGCTGTATCTTTTCCCCTAAATGCTATATTATTTTGTTGAGACCTGAGCTGAACACAAAGGAGGAACTaatcaggagaaaaaaataa